A single genomic interval of Gossypium raimondii isolate GPD5lz chromosome 11, ASM2569854v1, whole genome shotgun sequence harbors:
- the LOC105803711 gene encoding calcium-dependent protein kinase 28, giving the protein MGACLSTTKVIGSSSNAAAHHRKHQPSATTVTVNEKKESRKPNNQQGQRQQVRSSQPLKVKGKPSSTRQTGIIPCGKRTDFGYHKDFDQRYTIGKLLGHGQFGYTYVAIDKANGDRVAVKKIDKNKMVLPMAVEDVKREVKILEALKGHENVVQFYNAFEDDSYVYIVMELCEGGELLDRILAKKDSRYSEKDAAVVVRQMLKVAAECHLHGLVHRDMKPENFLFKSTREDSLLKATDFGLSDFIRPGKRFHDIVGSAYYVAPEVLKRRSGPESDVWSIGVITYILLCGKRPFWDKTEDGIFKEVLKKKPDFRRKPWPTISNGAKDFVKKLLVKDPHARLTAAQALSHRWVREGGNASDIPVDISVLNNLRQFVKYSRLKQFALRALASTLNEEEIADLRDQFDAIDVDKNGSISLEEMRQALAKDLPWKMKEPRVLEILQAIDSNTDGLVDFKEFVAAALHVNQMEEHDSDKWQMLSQAAFEKFDVDRDGFITPEELRMHTGLRGSIDPLLEEADIDKDGKISLSEFRRLLRTASISSRNVPCSSDQRNSRKL; this is encoded by the exons ATGGGAGCCTGTCTCTCCACCACCAAAGTTATTGGCTCAAGCAGCAACGCCGCCGCCCACCACCGCAAACATCAACCCTCTGCCACCACTGTAACGGTCAATGAGAAGAAAGAGTCTCGAAAGCCAAATAATCAACAGGGTCAGCGGCAGCAGGTGAGGAGTTCTCAGCCTTTAAAGGTCAAAGGGAAGCCAAGTTCGACCAGACAAACCGGGATCATACCCTGCGGGAAGCGTACTGATTTTGGGTATCATAAAGATTTTGATCAGCGATACACCATTGGGAAATTGTTGGGACATGGACAATTTGGTTACACCTATGTTGCCATCGACAAGGCAAATGGGGATCGTGTTGCTGTTaagaaaattgataaaaataag ATGGTTCTTCCAATGGCTGTTGAGGATGTCAAGCGAGAGGTTAAAATATTGGAAGCCTTGAAAGGGCATGAGAATGTGGTTCAGTTTTATAATGCGTTTGAGGATGATTCTTATGTATACATTGTTATGGA GTTATGTGAGGGTGGAGAGTTGCTGGACCGGATATTGGCTAA AAAAGACAGTCGTTATAGTGAAAAAGACGCAGCAGTTGTTGTACGGCAGATGCTCAAGGTTGCCGCTGAGTGTCATTTGCATGGCTTGGTGCATCGTGACATGAAACCTGAG AATTTCCTATTTAAGTCAACCAGAGAGGACTCACTGCTTAAGGCTACGGATTTTGGCTTGTCAGACTTTATCAGACCCG GGAAGAGGTTTCATGATATTGTAGGCAGTGCCTACTATGTTGCTCCTGAGGTGTTAAAGAGAAGGTCAGGGCCTGAATCAGATGTCTGGAGTATTGGTGTAATTACCTACATTTTGCTTTGTGGCAAGCGGCCCTTTTGGGATAAGACCGAGGATGGCATATTTAAGGAG GTTTTGAAGAAGAAGCCTGATTTTCGTCGTAAGCCATGGCCAACAATTAGTAATGGTGCTAAAGATTTTGTGAAGAAGTTATTGGTGAAGGATCCCCATGCCAGACTGACAGCTGCTCAGGCCCTAT CACACCGGTGGGTTAGAGAAGGAGGAAATGCGTCTGATATTCCTGTTGATATTTCTGTCCTTAACAACCTGCGACAATTTGTGAAGTATAGTCGATTGAAGCAATTTGCTCTGAGG GCATTAGCTAGCACACTTAATGAAGAAGAGATAGCTGATCTTCGGGATCAGTTTGATGCAATTGATGTGGATAAGAATGGTTCTATTAGTCTTGAAGAGATGAGACAG GCCCTCGCTAAAGATCTTCCTTGGAAGATGAAGGAACCACGTGTCCTTGAGATTCTTCAAGCG ATTGATAGCAACACAGATGGGCTTGTTGATTTCAAGGAGTTTGTTGCAGCAGCTCTACATGTGAATCAAATGGAAGAACATGATTCTGATAAATGGCAGATGCTTTCGCAAGCtgcttttgagaaatttgaTGTAGATAGAGATGGGTTTATAACTCCAGAGGAACTTAGAATG CACACGGGCTTAAGAGGTTCCATTGACCCTTTGCTTGAGGAGGCTGACATTGATAAAGATGGAAAAATAAGCCTTTCAGAATTCCGCCGACTTCTACGAACTGCAAGCATCAGTTCACGGAATGTACCTTGTTCATCTGATCAGCGGAATTCTCGGAAGTTATAG
- the LOC105803712 gene encoding transcription factor bHLH121-like, translating into MEANDPIAARKVQKADREKLRRDKLNEQFVELGNMLDPDRPKNDKVTILVDTTQMLKDLTVEVNRLRAECSSLTEESRELSQEKNELREEKASLKADIENLNIQYQQRLSVMFPWTGIEPSVVVAPPYSYPAPLHVPTGPIAMHPSLQPYPYFLNHGPGAVANPCSTYIPYSMEQPSSQPTSSSHLSFQRDCRGKPMDDQGGSNRDSCDGSNDVVTELELKIPGSSTNQGLSAGETKGKQTEERSMVNGITSSRSQGPHDSASNNLDEVSKSNK; encoded by the exons ATGGAAGCTAATGATCCAATAGCTGCAAGGAAAGTTCAGAAGGCGGACCGTGAAAAATTGAGGAGGGACAAGCTGAATGAGCAGTTTGTTGAGTTGGGTAACATGCTAG ACCCAGATAGACCTAAGAATGATAAAGTAACTATACTTGTGGATACAACCCAAATGCTTAAGGATTTAACTGTCGAAGTCAACAGACTAAGGGCTGAGTGTTCATCACTTACTGAGGAATCACGTGAG CTGAGTCAGGAGAAGAATGAGCTCAGAGAGGAAAAGGCTTCTTTAAAAGCTGATATCGAAAACCTAAACATTCAGTATCAGCAAAGACTTAGTGTCATGTTCCCATGGACCGGTATTGAACCTTCAGTTGTTGTGGCTCCCCCTTATTCATATCCAGCTCCTCTGCATGTCCCTACGGGTCCAATTGCAATGCACCCCTCACTGCAACCGTATCCATATTTTCTAAATCATGGTCCAGGTGCTGTTGCCAATCCCTGCTCAACCTACATACCATATTCAATGGAACAACCATCATCACAACCTACATCGTCTTCACACCTTTCTTTCCAAAGGGATTGCAGAGGCAAACCAATGGATGACCAAGGAGGAAGTAACAGAGATAGTTGTGATGGTTCTAACGATGTGGTGACCGAACTTGAGCTGAAGATACCTGGTTCATCAACAAATCAG GGTTTGTCTGCTGGAGAAACAAAAGGCAAGCAAACTGAGGAGAGAAGTATGGTGAACGGTATCACTTCAAGCCGATCTCAAGGTCCTCACGATAGCGCCTCTAACAATCTGGATGAAGTTTCAAAGTCCAACAAATga
- the LOC105803710 gene encoding DNA-(apurinic or apyrimidinic site) endonuclease 2, whose amino-acid sequence MKIVTYNVNGLRQRVSQFGSLLKLLNSFDADIICIQETKLRRQELSADLAIADGYESFFSCTRTSDKGRTGYSGVATFCRVKSAFSSVEAALPIAAEEGFTGLLGCSRKDEAASAVAEGLVEFSREELLKVDSEGRCIITDHGHFVLFNLYGPRAGDGDSERIQFKLNFFKILEKRWESLLCRGRRIFVVGDLNIAPSAIDRCEAGPDFEKNEFRTWFRSMLVESGGHFFDVFRAKNPNRREAFTCWPSNTGAEQFNYGTRIDHILCAGPCLHEEHDVEGHNLVTCHVKECAILTEYKRWKPGSATRWKGGWNIKLEGSDHAPVYTCLREIPYVSEHSTPSLAARYLPMVHGLQQTLVSVLMRRQATKQVKSDVVSSSFPDESIISGGCSHVKRSIANCDVNGTDISCRSLDQDSRNPILKVVGHSEDFKEEAACSTTIVFNEEYARPLPNKRTRKRARKSQQLSLRSFFQKSHNLDDGIENSTNDISTSQTGVLNSNNQSQEAPVMDDHRCGTMQNDTNGISSSQGQEEPDRPCSPTQNNTNGNASSQGQEEQDGSRYLEKQKKSDALLEWQRIQQLMQNSIPLCKGHREPCVSRVVKKPGPNFGHRFYVCARAEGPSSNPEANCGYFRWASTKSRPK is encoded by the exons ATGAAGATAGTAACTTACAACGTAAATGGACTGAGGCAAAGAGTCTCACAGTTCGGTTCTCTCCTTAAATTACTCAATTCCTTTGATGCTGATATTATCTGCATCCAG GAGACGAAATTGAGAAGACAAGAATTATCGGCGGATTTGGCAATAGCCGATGGCTATGAATCCTTCTTTTCCTGCACTCGTACCTCCGACAAAGGCCGAACTGGTTACTCCG gtgTGGCAACATTTTGTCGTGTTAAGTCGGCGTTCTCCAGTGTAGAAGCGGCGTTGCCGATTGCGGCGGAGGAAGGCTTCACGGGTCTCCTAGGTTGTTCTAGAAAAGACGAAGCAGCTTCAGCAGTAGCTGAAGGGCTTGTGGAGTTTTCAAGAGAGGAGCTTCTCAAAGTTGATAGTGAGGGGCGGTGCATTATCACAGATCATGGTCATTTCG TTCTTTTCAACTTGTATGGACCCCGAGCAGGGGACGGTGATTCTGAGAGAATACAGTTCAAGCTCAACTTTTTCAAGATATTAGAG AAAAGATGGGAGTCTCTGTTGTGTCGAGGAAGGAGGATTTTTGTTGTTGGTGACCTCAACATTGCTCCTTCTGCTATTGATCGTTGTGAAGCTGGACCAGATTTTGAGAAGAATGA GTTTAGAACATGGTTTAGATCAATGCTAGTGGAATCTGGAGGCCATTTCTTTGATGTTTTCAGGGCAAAAAATCCAAACAG AAGAGAAGCATTTACATGCTGGCCTTCAAATACTGGTGCTGAGCAATTCAATTATGGGACAAGAATTGATCATATTCTATGTGCTGGGCCTTGCTTACATGAGGAGCACGATGTAGAGGGACATAATTTGGTAACCTGCCATGTGAAGGAGTGTGCCATCTTGACAGAATACAAGCGGTGGAAGCCTGGAAGTGCAACAAG GTGGAAAGGAGGGTGGAACATTAAGTTAGAAGGTTCGGACCATGCACCTGTTTATACGTGCTTAAGGGAAATCCCTTATGTCTCAGAACATAGCACTCCATCTTTAGCTGCTAGATATCTGCCAATGGTTCATGGTCTGCAGCAAACTCTTG TGTCAGTTTTAATGAGAAGGCAAGCTACTAAGCAAGTCAAATCCGATGTAGTATCAAGTTCATTTCCTGATGAAAGTATCATCTCAGGAGGTTGCAGTCATGTAAAAAGGTCTATAGCTAATTGTGATGTTAATGGAACCGATATATCCTGCCGTTCTTTGGACCAGGACTCCCGAAACCCCATCCTAAAAGTTGTTGGTCATTCTGAAGATTTCAAAGAGGAGGCTGCTTGTAGCACTACCATTGTATTCAACGAGGAGTACGCCAGGCCATTGCCTAACAAACGAACCAGGAAAAGAGCTAGAAAGAGTCAACAGCTCTCCTTGAGAtcatttttccagaaaagtcaCAACCTAGATGATGGCATCGAGAATTCTACAAATGATATTTCAACTAGCCAGACCGGTGTCCTAAACTCTAACAATCAGTCCCAGGAAGCTCCTGTGATGGATGATCATAGATGCGGTACCATGCAGAATGATACAAATGGAATTTCATCCTCACAGGGTCAAGAAGAACCAGATCGTCCATGTAGTCCAACACAAAACAACACAAATGGGAATGCATCCTCACAGGGTCAAGAAGAACAAGATGGTAGTCGTTATTTGGAGAAACAGAAGAAGAGTGATGCATTATTGGAGTGGCAAAGGATCCAACAACTCATGCAAAACAGCATACCTCTTTGTAAGGGCCATAGAGAACCTTGTGTTTCTCGAGTAGTGAAGAAACCAGGTCCTAATTTTGGTCATAGGTTCTATGTGTGCGCTCGAGCTGAG GGTCCTTCTTCCAACCCTGAAGCAAATTGTGGTTACTTCAGATGGGCTTCTACGAAGTCACGGCCAAAATGA
- the LOC105801520 gene encoding RING-H2 finger protein ATL39, translating into MDPAKGLSLNSHRLILTDHNSPHNDQHLNVLVDRIWSTVMVAVISLGIIFFLIYKCIFRSPNHSSDENKTEPKPSVDSELDQIPVLVYGESMMPSSEPSCSDTISELETCAICLEEYVHGERVRVLPRCKHMFHKDCIEEWLEVPSLHCPICRDKVLEHCLQSARSNNCRNQRHNISNHFPLLGFYGGIRNTFV; encoded by the coding sequence ATGGATCCTGCCAAAGGCTTGAGTCTCAACAGTCACAGGCTTATACTCACAGACCATAACTCACCTCACAATGACCAACACTTGAATGTATTAGTCGACCGCATTTGGTCTACAGTCATGGTTGCAGTGATAAGTCTtggtataatttttttcttaatctaCAAATGCATTTTCCGATCACCAAACCACTCTTCCGATGAGAACAAAACCGAGCCAAAACCATCTGTCGACAGCGAGCTTGACCAGATTCCAGTCCTTGTATACGGAGAATCAATGATGCCCTCATCGGAGCCTAGTTGTTCCGACACTATTTCGGAGCTTGAAACCTGCGCTATATGCTTGGAAGAGTACGTGCATGGAGAGAGGGTGAGGGTGTTGCCGAGGTGTAAGCACATGTTCCACAAGGACTGTATTGAAGAATGGCTTGAGGTTCCATCTTTGCATTGTCCCATTTGCAGGGATAAGGTTCTGGAGCATTGCCTACAATCGGCAAGGTCTAATAATTGCAGGAACCAAAGGCATAATATTAGTAATCACTTTCCATTGTTGGGTTTCTATGGTGGTATACGTAATACATTTGTCTAA